The following are encoded together in the Oncorhynchus gorbuscha isolate QuinsamMale2020 ecotype Even-year linkage group LG03, OgorEven_v1.0, whole genome shotgun sequence genome:
- the LOC124032310 gene encoding probable E3 ubiquitin-protein ligase DTX3 isoform X1 has translation MVESANNLFSSDEMSVRGGQGSDEVLVSQAVWDYLAAAGQPWLIDFQDKQGLSAGIIRRGERGGCCAVRLRPVEGSRSGGRPGMMEEGPISNETRKAFIDLCRCARKEMSKQDGGPKRKRSLLPCVGVGVLEGDGEGSLLPPQPPQPRRSQRQQQRYKKPAEEEACVVLSNSMSHNESGQRKKDNMEVSCSMMASSHNQSHSEADDCTSCSICMGDMVERTTLERCGHAFCRLCLDQAFKVKRACPVCRQVYGQLIGNQPATGCMMVERDPDLELPGHEGYGCICIIYSFPPGLQAPEHPNPGVRYPGTDRVAYLPDSPEGNRVLGLLRRAFEQRLIFTIGTSMTTGMHNVITWNDIHHKTSLWGGPHCFGYPDPTYLVRVTEELREKGIAAD, from the exons ATGGTTGAAAGTGCAAACAATTTAT TTTCATCGGATGAGATGAGTGTGCGCGGGGGGCAGGGTAGTGACGAGGTGCTGGTGTCCCAGGCGGTGTGGGACTACCTGGCTGCCGCTGGCCAGCCCTGGCTCATAGACTTTCAGGACAAGCAGGGCTTGAGCGCCGGCATCATCCGCCGAGGTGAGCGGGGAGGCTGCTGTGCAGTGCGGCTTCGCCCCGTAGAGGGATCCCGTTCTGGGGGACGACCCGGGATGATGGAGGAAGGTCCCATCTCCAACGAGACCCGCAAGGCCTTCATAGACTTATGCCGCTGCGCCCGCAAAGAGATGAGCAAACAGGATGGGGGTCCTAAACGGAAGAGGTCCCTGCTGCCCTGCGTTGGGGTGGGGGtcctggagggggatggagaggggagccTGCTACCACCTCAGCCTCCCCAGCCCAGACGCTCTCAGAGGCAGCAACAGAGATATAAGAAGCCAGCGGAGGAAGAGGCCTGTGTGGTCCTCTCCAACTCCATGTCCCACAACGAATCCGGACAGAGGAAGAAGGACAACATGGAGGTCAGCTGCAGTATGATGGCCTCCTCTCATAACCAATCCCACAGTGAGGCAGACGACTGCACCTCATGTTCCATCTGCATGGGTGACATGGTGGAGAGGACCACGCTGGAGAG gtgcgGCCACGCATTCTGTCGGTTGTGTCTAGACCAGGccttcaaggtgaagagagcgtGTCCTGTGTGTCGTCAGGTGTACGGCCAGCTCATAGGGAACCAGCCGGCTACCGGGTGTATGATGGTGGAGCGGGACCCAGATCTGGAGTTGCCAGGACACGAGGGTTATGGGTGTATCTGCATCATCTACAGCTTCCCACCTGGTTTACAggcg CCAGAGCACCCTAACCCGGGGGTGAGGTACCCTGGGACGGACCGCGTGGCTTACCTCCCAGACAGCCCAGAGGGGAACCGGGTCCTGGGCCTGCTCCGCCGGGCCTTCGAACAGCGCCTCATCTTCACCATAGGGACCTCCATGACCACAGGAATGCATAATGTCATCACCTGGAACGACATCCACCACAAGACCTCCTTATGGGGCGGACCACACTG ctTTGGATACCCAGACCCCACTTACCTGGTGAGAGTGACCGAGGAACTCCGAGAGAAAGGCATCGCTGCAGACTGA
- the LOC124032310 gene encoding probable E3 ubiquitin-protein ligase DTX3 isoform X3, translated as MVESANNLFSSDEMSVRGGQGSDEVLVSQAVWDYLAAAGQPWLIDFQDKQGLSAGIIRRGERGGCCAVRLRPVEGSRSGGRPGMMEEGPISNETRKAFIDLCRCARKEMSKQDGGPKRKRSLLPCVGVGVLEGDGEGSLLPPQPPQPRRSQRQQQRYKKPAEEEACVVLSNSMSHNESGQRKKDNMEVSCSMMASSHNQSHSEADDCTSCSICMGDMVERTTLERCGHAFCRLCLDQAFKVKRACPVCRQVYGQLIGNQPATGCMMVERDPDLELPGHEGYGCICIIYSFPPGLQAPEHPNPGVRYPGTDRVAYLPDSPEGNRVLGLLRRAFEQRLIFTIGTSMTTGMHNVITWNDIHHKTSLWGGPHWYGHRCLY; from the exons ATGGTTGAAAGTGCAAACAATTTAT TTTCATCGGATGAGATGAGTGTGCGCGGGGGGCAGGGTAGTGACGAGGTGCTGGTGTCCCAGGCGGTGTGGGACTACCTGGCTGCCGCTGGCCAGCCCTGGCTCATAGACTTTCAGGACAAGCAGGGCTTGAGCGCCGGCATCATCCGCCGAGGTGAGCGGGGAGGCTGCTGTGCAGTGCGGCTTCGCCCCGTAGAGGGATCCCGTTCTGGGGGACGACCCGGGATGATGGAGGAAGGTCCCATCTCCAACGAGACCCGCAAGGCCTTCATAGACTTATGCCGCTGCGCCCGCAAAGAGATGAGCAAACAGGATGGGGGTCCTAAACGGAAGAGGTCCCTGCTGCCCTGCGTTGGGGTGGGGGtcctggagggggatggagaggggagccTGCTACCACCTCAGCCTCCCCAGCCCAGACGCTCTCAGAGGCAGCAACAGAGATATAAGAAGCCAGCGGAGGAAGAGGCCTGTGTGGTCCTCTCCAACTCCATGTCCCACAACGAATCCGGACAGAGGAAGAAGGACAACATGGAGGTCAGCTGCAGTATGATGGCCTCCTCTCATAACCAATCCCACAGTGAGGCAGACGACTGCACCTCATGTTCCATCTGCATGGGTGACATGGTGGAGAGGACCACGCTGGAGAG gtgcgGCCACGCATTCTGTCGGTTGTGTCTAGACCAGGccttcaaggtgaagagagcgtGTCCTGTGTGTCGTCAGGTGTACGGCCAGCTCATAGGGAACCAGCCGGCTACCGGGTGTATGATGGTGGAGCGGGACCCAGATCTGGAGTTGCCAGGACACGAGGGTTATGGGTGTATCTGCATCATCTACAGCTTCCCACCTGGTTTACAggcg CCAGAGCACCCTAACCCGGGGGTGAGGTACCCTGGGACGGACCGCGTGGCTTACCTCCCAGACAGCCCAGAGGGGAACCGGGTCCTGGGCCTGCTCCGCCGGGCCTTCGAACAGCGCCTCATCTTCACCATAGGGACCTCCATGACCACAGGAATGCATAATGTCATCACCTGGAACGACATCCACCACAAGACCTCCTTATGGGGCGGACCACACTGGTATGGACACAGATGTCTTTACTGA
- the LOC124032310 gene encoding probable E3 ubiquitin-protein ligase DTX3 isoform X2 encodes MGSQVSSDEMSVRGGQGSDEVLVSQAVWDYLAAAGQPWLIDFQDKQGLSAGIIRRGERGGCCAVRLRPVEGSRSGGRPGMMEEGPISNETRKAFIDLCRCARKEMSKQDGGPKRKRSLLPCVGVGVLEGDGEGSLLPPQPPQPRRSQRQQQRYKKPAEEEACVVLSNSMSHNESGQRKKDNMEVSCSMMASSHNQSHSEADDCTSCSICMGDMVERTTLERCGHAFCRLCLDQAFKVKRACPVCRQVYGQLIGNQPATGCMMVERDPDLELPGHEGYGCICIIYSFPPGLQAPEHPNPGVRYPGTDRVAYLPDSPEGNRVLGLLRRAFEQRLIFTIGTSMTTGMHNVITWNDIHHKTSLWGGPHCFGYPDPTYLVRVTEELREKGIAAD; translated from the exons ATGGGATCGCAAG TTTCATCGGATGAGATGAGTGTGCGCGGGGGGCAGGGTAGTGACGAGGTGCTGGTGTCCCAGGCGGTGTGGGACTACCTGGCTGCCGCTGGCCAGCCCTGGCTCATAGACTTTCAGGACAAGCAGGGCTTGAGCGCCGGCATCATCCGCCGAGGTGAGCGGGGAGGCTGCTGTGCAGTGCGGCTTCGCCCCGTAGAGGGATCCCGTTCTGGGGGACGACCCGGGATGATGGAGGAAGGTCCCATCTCCAACGAGACCCGCAAGGCCTTCATAGACTTATGCCGCTGCGCCCGCAAAGAGATGAGCAAACAGGATGGGGGTCCTAAACGGAAGAGGTCCCTGCTGCCCTGCGTTGGGGTGGGGGtcctggagggggatggagaggggagccTGCTACCACCTCAGCCTCCCCAGCCCAGACGCTCTCAGAGGCAGCAACAGAGATATAAGAAGCCAGCGGAGGAAGAGGCCTGTGTGGTCCTCTCCAACTCCATGTCCCACAACGAATCCGGACAGAGGAAGAAGGACAACATGGAGGTCAGCTGCAGTATGATGGCCTCCTCTCATAACCAATCCCACAGTGAGGCAGACGACTGCACCTCATGTTCCATCTGCATGGGTGACATGGTGGAGAGGACCACGCTGGAGAG gtgcgGCCACGCATTCTGTCGGTTGTGTCTAGACCAGGccttcaaggtgaagagagcgtGTCCTGTGTGTCGTCAGGTGTACGGCCAGCTCATAGGGAACCAGCCGGCTACCGGGTGTATGATGGTGGAGCGGGACCCAGATCTGGAGTTGCCAGGACACGAGGGTTATGGGTGTATCTGCATCATCTACAGCTTCCCACCTGGTTTACAggcg CCAGAGCACCCTAACCCGGGGGTGAGGTACCCTGGGACGGACCGCGTGGCTTACCTCCCAGACAGCCCAGAGGGGAACCGGGTCCTGGGCCTGCTCCGCCGGGCCTTCGAACAGCGCCTCATCTTCACCATAGGGACCTCCATGACCACAGGAATGCATAATGTCATCACCTGGAACGACATCCACCACAAGACCTCCTTATGGGGCGGACCACACTG ctTTGGATACCCAGACCCCACTTACCTGGTGAGAGTGACCGAGGAACTCCGAGAGAAAGGCATCGCTGCAGACTGA